In a single window of the Drosophila albomicans strain 15112-1751.03 chromosome 3, ASM965048v2, whole genome shotgun sequence genome:
- the LOC117571233 gene encoding endoplasmic reticulum metallopeptidase 1-like: protein MSDKDRLLDKEAGKGPIKDIAWKDATKAPWYFGTGFIIFWMLLFFAVVIPLFYRLPAALSIDDGQTGEFIGERAYNTLNNLVNIGPKVLGTDANEVDAVLFLLNEIADITKNLLTDRYTIEIDVQKTSGAHIYSNMLEVYQEAQNVVVKLSPKNSTSDSYLLLNSHYDTVLTSPGAGDDGFMVAVMLEVLRVMATTHQNFEHPIVFLFNGDEEMGLQASHGFITQHKWAANCKAVINLDAGGSGGRDILFQTGPSHSWLANYYKKSAKHPFATTLAEEIFQAGLIPSDTDYRIFVEHGNIPGVDISQFINGYVYHTKYDRTDVIPRGSIQNTGDNVLGLVKALANAPELRDIKDHEEGRAIFFDYLGLFFISYSVETGNILNYSVVGVTLLLIFISMLRMSALSLLSCCQVIQQLIITLIIQIIAFVLALALPLVVAHYFDSFGLSLTYFSSPYLLIGLYIFPSLIGLSLPLILYCQSVQQNKLPTIYHLQLALHSWAIILSLLLLGMTTYGLRSGYFFTISIIFYTIPLIINLITTFHDRGFSWAGTVMSFQVIPYLYISSLIYTLYVALTPTNGRAGSASNPDIMTAGLTALGTMLCFGFLAPLINMFRRPSIVVFSLFLVSVVTMYLASSTQIGFPYRPKTNTERVMYQHVRRIFYEYDGTVSRDESGYLFNFQDRREEQPYAGVNLTGSVRTKSECDKHMMCGLPYFDERWVGNRFEGMWLPREEPIEPPIPVTLELLSKTVLDNNKTARFEFRLKGPQYMSLYIQPNEDDFVSLSNWTFSQTYLENPPPSPLTYHIYISYGSKSPSLDFTLDLSKLNGNYEVPVLEIGASGHCLGNKGDEISQSFATTFPHYAIVVDWPSTYKRYIF, encoded by the exons ATGAGCGATAAAGATCGACTg CTAGATAAGGAGGCTGGCAAAGGACCAATCAAAGATATTGCTTGGAAAGATGCCACAAAAGCTCCCTGGTATTTCGGAACAGGATTCATCATCTTCTGGATGTTACTCTTCTTCGCAGTAGTCATTCCGCTCTTCTACCGCTTACCCGCAGCTCTTAGCATCGATGATGGGCAAACTGGAGAATTCATTGGAGAACGTGCCTATAACACACTCAACAATCTTGTCAACATTGGCCCCAAAGTGCTTGGCACTGATGCCAATGAAGTTGACGCTGTACTTTTTCTACTCAATGAGATCGCCGATATAACCAAAAATCTGCTCACCGATCGCTATACCATAGAGATCGATGTACAGAAAACCTCAGGTGCCCACATCTACAGTAATATGCTTGAAGTGTATCAGGAAGctcaaaatgttgttgtgaAATTGTCGCCAAAAAATTCCACAAGCGATTCTTATCTGCTTTTGAATAGTCACTATGACACAGTGCTGACTTCGCCAGGAGCGGGTGATGATGGATTCATGGTTGCCGTTATGCTGGAGGTTCTGCGTGTGATGGCCACGACACATCAGAATTTTGAGCATCCCATTGTTTTTCTCTTCAATGGCGATGAGGAAATGGGCTTACAGGCGTCGCATGGCTTTATAACTCAACACAAATGGGCGGCGAATTGCAA AGCAGTGATCAACTTGGATGCTGGCGGTAGTGGAGGACGGGATATTTTATTCCAGACAGGACCTTCACATTCCTGGCTTGCCAAC TACTATAAGAAAAGTGCCAAACATCCTTTTGCCACAACTTTGGCTGAGGAAATCTTTCAAGCGGGTCTTATACCTTCAGACACGGACTATCGCATCTTCGTTGAACATGGCAATATTCCAG GTGTCGACATCAGTCAGTTTATTAATGGATACGTGTACCACACCAAGTATGACCGAACAGATGTAATTCCTCGCGGATCGATTCAAAATACGGGGGATAATGTTCTTGGGCTCGTCAAGGCCCTAGCCAACGCTCCTGAATTGCGCGATATTAAG GATCATGAGGAGGGACGCGCTATCTTCTTTGATTACCTAGGACTTTTCTTTATCAGCTACTCGGTAGAAACAGGAAACATATTGAACTATAGCGTCGTTGGAGTTACCCTTCTTCTAATCTTCATATCAATGTTGCGCATGTCAGCATTGTCCTTGCTTTCGTGTTGCCAAGTGATTCAGCAACTTATAATAACACTGATTATACAGATCATCGCTTTTGTTCTGGCCCTGGCATTACCGTTAGTCGTGGCCCATTACTTCGACAGTTTTGGATTGTCCTTGACCTACTTCAGCTCTCCCTATCTGCTCATCGGATTGTATATTTTCCCTTCGCTCATTGGTCTGAGTCTTCCCCTCATCCTTTATTGCCAATCAGTGCAACAA AACAAATTACCCACCATATACCACCTGCAGTTAGCACTTCATAGCTGGGCAATAATTTTATCGCTTTTGCTTCTCGGAATGACGACATATGGACTTCGATCTGgatatttttttacaatttcaattattttttataccataCCACTGATCATAAATTTGATAACAACATTTCACGATCGCGGCTTTAGTTGGGCTGGCACAGTAATGAGTTTCCAGGTGATTCCATATCTTTATATCAGCTCCCTCATCTACACCTTATACGTCGCCTTAACCCCCACCAACGGTCGTGCCGGAAGTGCTTCGAATCCCGATATTATGACTGCTGGCCTAACAGCCCTCGGCACTATGCTCTGCTTTGGATTCTTG GCTCCTCTAATCAACATGTTCCGTCGACCATCCATCGTGGTGTTCTCCCTGTTTCTGGTCAGTGTTGTTACCATGTACTTGGCGAGTAGCACTCAGATCGGGTTTCCTTATCGACCCAAGACCAACACCGAACGCGTCATGTATCAA CACGTGCGCAGAATCTTTTACGAGTACGATGGAACTGTTAGCCGTGACGAATCCGGCTATTTGTTTAACTTCCAAGACAGAAGAGAGGAACAACCTTACGCAGGGGTTAATCTAACAGGATCGGTAAGAACTAAATCGGAATGTGACAAGCACATGATGTGTGGACTGCCTTACTTTGATGAAAGATGGGTGGGAAACCGCTTTGAGGGCATGTGGTTACCTCGAGAGGAGCCCATTGAACCGCCAATTCCTGTTACTCTGGAGCTACTGAGCAAAACAGTGTtggataataataaaacagcGCGTTTTGAGTTCAGATTAAAAGGCCCGCAGTATATGAGTTTATATATTCAACCGAATGAAGATGATTTTGTGTCCTTAAGCAACTGGACATTCTCACAGACTTATTTGGAGAATCCTCCTCCTTCCCCACTCACTTACCACATCTATATTTCATATGGCTCAAAAAGTCCATCGCTGGACTTTACATTGGATCTTTCG AAACTGAATGGCAACTATGAAGTTCCTGTACTAGAAATAGGAGCCTCGGGACATTGTCTTGGGAATAAAGGCGATGAAATCAGTCAAAGCTTCGCCACAACATTTCCACACTACGCAATTGTAGTGGACTGGCCCTCAACATATAAACGAtatatcttttaa
- the LOC127565543 gene encoding endoplasmic reticulum metallopeptidase 1-like gives MPAISGRSGSASNPDIIISVLSALLTVLCFGFLAPLINMFRRPSIVVFSLFLVSAIAMYLASSTQIGFPYRPKTNPERVMYQHVRKIFYEYDGSISQDESGYLFNFQDRREDQPYTGVNLTGSMKTKSECEKHMMCGLPLFDERWVGNRLQGMWLPRETIELPSSTTLELLNKTVLENNKTVRFNFRVSGPPHLNLYIQPREDDFVTITDWSFSQDYLKNPPSTPLSYHIFITFGIVKPPLEFFLDISKPSGDFNVPLFQLGVSGHYLDDDGDTSSQKFASTFPSHTVLIHWPSLYQRYIF, from the exons ATGCCAGCCATCAGTGGCCGCTCTGGAAGTGCATCGAATCCTGACATTATTATATCCGTCTTGTCGGCGTTACTCACAGTGCTATGCTTCGGATTTTTG GCTCCTCTAATCAACATGTTTCGTCGACCATCCATCGTGGTATTTTCCCTGTTTTTAGTCAGTGCTATTGCCATGTACTTAGCCAGTAGTACTCAGATTGGGTTTCCTTATCGACCCAAGACTAACCCCGAGCGAGTCATGTATCAG caCGTACGAAAAATCTTTTACGAGTACGATGGAAGTATCAGCCAGGATGAATCCGGCTATTTGTTTAACTTCCAAGACAGAAGAGAAGATCAACCTTATACCGGAGTAAATTTAACGGGTTCGATGAAAACTAAATCAGAGTGTGAAAAACACATGATGTGTGGTCTGCCCCTGTTCGATGAGAGGTGGGTGGGAAACCGTCTACAGGGAATGTGGTTACCTCGCGAGACTATCGAGCTACCATCGTCAACTACTCTTGAGCTCCTGAACAAAACGGTgttggaaaataataaaactgtgCGGTTTAACTTTCGAGTATCGGGGCCACCACacttgaatttatatattcaaccTCGTGAGGATGATTTCGTGACTATAACGGACTGGTCATTCTCACAGGATTATCTTAAAAATCCGCCAAGTACTCCACTATCCTaccatatatttattactttcgGCATTGTTAAGCCGCCTCTGGAATTCTTTCTAGATATTTCG AAACCTAGTGGTGACTTTAATGTGCCTCTCTTTCAATTGGGAGTATCGGGACATTACCTAGATGACGATGGTGATACGAGCAGTCAAAAGTTTGCCTCAACATTTCCATCGCATACAGTATTAATCCATTGGCCTTCCTTATATCAAAGATATATTTTCTAA
- the LOC117569531 gene encoding endoplasmic reticulum metallopeptidase 1-like has product MGDKALLITNEHGKGPFRHYTTKGSATQGPWYCGIMFLLFWAVLFFSIVIPLFFRLPIVLHPEEDSGKGKFIGERAYKTLNELNNIGPRVTGSDANEVDTINFLLNEIVDIRANMLEEYFTLETDVQITSGSHIYSSLLEMYQGVQNVVVKLSSKNSTSESYLLVNSHFDTVLTSPGASDDGFMVATMLEVLRVMATTERYFEHPVVFLFNGDEEMGMQASHGFITQHQWAKNCKAFINLEGAGGAGREIVFQTGPYHPWLTNYYKKSAKHPFATTLAEEIFQSGLIPSDTDYRIFVQYGDIPGFDFAQMINGYVLHSKYDRIDVIPRGAIQNSGDNVLELVWALSNAPEMRDTNAYRTGHAVFFDFLGLYFFNYTEDTGKILNYSAGVVTLLLILVSACRMSAFSNLSCCQVMQRLIILSVIQIIALVFAMGIPLTIAYVIDSFGLSLSYFSSTYLIIGLYICPSLFGLSLPTMIYYQLQQNVSKQSFN; this is encoded by the exons ATGGGCGATAAGGCTTTACTG ATTACTAACGAACATGGCAAAGGACCTTTCCGACACTATACAACAAAAGGCTCCGCTACACAAGGACCATGGTACTGCGGAATTATGTTTCTGCTCTTCTGGGCAGTTCTGTTTTTCTCAATAGTTATTCCTCTTTTCTTTCGACTGCCTATTGTACTACATCCCGAGGAGGATTCCGGAAAGGGAAAGTTCATTGGAGAACGTGCTTACAAGACTCTGAATGAGCTAAATAATATTGGACCCAGGGTGACAGGCAGTGATGCTAATGAAGTCGACACCATTAATTTTCTACTAAATGAAATAGTAGACATAAGAGCAAATATGCTAGAGGAATACTTTACTTTGGAAACTGATGTACAAATTACCTCGGGATCCCACATCTACAGTTCGCTTTTGGAAATGTACCAAGGAGTTCAAAATGTCGTGGTCAAACTGTCCTCAAAAAACTCTACAAGCGAGTCTTACCTCTTGGTCAACAGTCACTTTGATACTGTACTTACTTCCCCAGGAGCAAGTGATGATGGATTTATGGTTGCCACCATGCTGGAGGTGCTTCGTGTGATGGCCACAACTGAAAGGTACTTTGAGCATCCCGTCGTCTTTCTCTTTAATGGTGATGAGGAAATGGGCATGCAGGCCTCTCATGGTTTCATAACTCAACATCAATGGGCTAAGAACTGCAA AGCGTTTATTAATCTGGAAGGTGCTGGAGGTGCTGGCCGTGAGATTGTTTTCCAAACAGGACCTTATCATCCATGGCTAACCAAT TACTACAAGAAAAGTGCTAAACATCCATTTGCCACAACTTTGGCTGAAGAGATCTTCCAATCCGGCCTAATACCTTCTGATACGGATTACCGAATTTTTGTTCAGTATGGCGACATTCCAG GCTTTGACTTTGCCCAGATGATCAATGGTTACGTTCTTCACTCAAAGTATGACAGAATCGATGTCATTCCTCGGGGGGCTATTCAGAATAGCGGAGATAATGTTCTAGAACTTGTCTGGGCTTTATCTAATGCCCCTGAAATGCGTGATACTAAT GCGTATAGAACAGGACATGCAGTCTTCTTTGACTTCCTTGGATTATACTTTTTCAACTACACCGAAGATACCGGAAAGATTCTGAATTATAGCGCTGGTGTGGTTACGCTGCTTTTGATCCTAGTATCCGCGTGTCGCATGTCAGCTTTCTCGAATTTGTCCTGTTGCCAGGTGATGCAACGTCTCATTATCCTGTCAGTTATTCAGATCATTGCTCTTGTATTCGCAATGGGAATTCCCTTAACTATAGCTTACGTCATTGATAGTTTCGGATTATCCTTGAGTTATTTTAGCTCCACATATCTGATCATCGGCTTGTACATTTGCCCATCGCTATTTGGTTTAAGTCTTCCAACCATGATTTACTATCAATTACAGCAAAATGTAAGTAAACAGAGCtttaactga
- the LOC117566746 gene encoding endoplasmic reticulum metallopeptidase 1-like: protein MTDKDKLITNEDGKEPTQGNAEKKATKQGSWFLGFAFLPFWILLFFAIVMPLFYRLPTALTIEDAGKGNFIGERAYTTLTNMVQIGQRLAGSSANEVDAVAFLLAEIEDIRSNMYTDYFTLEVDVQKTTGSHTYHNLSEMYEGVQNVVVKLSSINTTSDSYLLVNSHFDTVLTSPGAGDDGFMVCTVLEVLRVMSTSKQYFEHPVVFLFNGDEEMGMQASHGFITQHKWAPNCRAVINLDAAGSGGREILFQTGPGHPWLANYYKKGAKHPFATTLAEEIFQAGLIPSDTDYRIFIEYGDIPGLDFGQLINGYIYHTQYDRIEVIPPASIQNTGDNILGLVRALANAPELHDTSAYKTGHAVFFDFLGLYFVSYSESVGEILNYSVAGVTLFLVFISVWRISAVSSLSSSYVVLRLISLLLIQLIAFVLALGLPIVVAYLFDSFELSLTYFSSPYLLIGLYVCPSLLGLSLPITLYYHFEKNNKLSFTYLAQLGLHSWATILAVILVGITAYGIRSGYVITFSLVFYAVSLAINLFTTLHDRGYKWVGIVITFQAIPYLYLSYLIYAFIVAMTPMNGRSGSASNPDTEIAALSALGVILSLGFLVSLINVFRRPFLVIFGLVLVSAVGMYLASSTQLGFPYRPKTNSERIMYQHVRRIFYEYDGNVSKDESGYLFNFQDRREYRPYAGVNLTGLIRTEPQCEEYMMCGMPLFDERWVENRLQGGWLPRETIEPPYPTTLELLNKTVLENNTTVRFNFRVSGPPHLNIYLQSYKNDFVTITDWSFSQSYLQTPPEAPLSYHLFMTFGLTRPPMDFYVELSKPNGDFDVPCFQLGLSGHYMGDKGDKSSINFASTFPSYATLVHWPSTYQRFIF, encoded by the exons ATGACCGACAAGGATAAACTG ATAACCAATGAGGATGGCAAAGAGCCTACCCAGGGCAATGCCGAAAAGAAAGCAACTAAGCAAGGATCCTGGTTCCTTGGATTTGCTTTCTTGCCCTTCTGGATTCTGCTGTTCTTCGCAATTGTAATGCCCCTCTTCTACCGCCTACCGACTGCTCTAACAATCGAAGATGCTGGCAAGGGAAATTTCATTGGCGAACGAGCCTACACCACTCTGACAAATATGGTTCAAATTGGACAAAGGCTGGCTGGTAGTTCTGCCAATGAAGTAGACGCTGTGGCCTTTCTCCTCGCTGAAATTGAAGATATACGTAGCAATATGTATACGGATTACTTCACTTTGGAAGTGGATGTGCAGAAGACTACAGGATCCCATACCTATCACAACCTCTCGGAAATGTACGAGGGTGTTCAAAACGTTGTCGTCAAACTGTCGTCGATAAATACGACAAGTGATTCTTATCTCCTGGTAAACAGCCACTTTGACACGGTGTTGACTTCGCCAGGAGCTGGTGACGATGGCTTCATGGTTTGCACAGTGCTGGAGGTGTTGCGAGTAATGTCCACAAGCAAGCAATACTTTGAGCATCCCGTCGTCTTCCTCTTCAATGGTGATGAGGAAATGGGAATGCAGGCGTCTCATGGTTTCATCACCCAACACAAATGGGCCCCCAATTGCAG AGCTGTCATCAACTTGGATGCTGCCGGCAGTGGAGGTCGCGAGATTCTATTCCAGACAGGACCAGGACATCCTTGGCTAGCAAAT taCTACAAAAAAGGTGCTAAACACCCGTTTGCGACAACTTTGGCAGAGGAAATCTTTCAAGCAGGTCTTATTCCCTCCGATACGGACTATCGCATCTTCATAGAATATGGTGATATTCCCG GTCTTGACTTTGGTCAGTTGATTAATGGGTACATTTACCATACTCAATACGATCGCATCGAAGTTATTCCTCCGGCTTCTATCCAAAATACTGGCGATAATATTCTTGGACTCGTTCGAGCTTTGGCCAACGCCCCTGAATTGCACGACACTTCT GCGTATAAAACTGGTCATGCTGTCTTCTTCGACTTCTTAGGACTCTACTTTGTCAGCTACTCAGAGAGTGTTGGAGAGATTCTAAACTATAGTGTGGCTGGTGTTACACTCTTCCTGGTCTTCATTTCCGTGTGGCGCATATCAGCAGTCTCCTCTCTATCTTCCAGTTACGTGGTGCTGCGTCTCATCAGCTTGCTGCTTATCCAGCTTATAGCTTTTGTGCTCGCCTTAGGACTTCCCATAGTTGTCGCATATTTGTTCGACAGCTTCGAATTGTCATTGACCTATTTTAGCTCTCCCTATCTGCTCATCGGATTGTATGTGTGCCCCTCGTTACTTGGTCTGAGTCTGCCCATCACGCTGTATTATCATTTCGAGAAGAAT AATAAACTGTCGTTCACTTACCTGGCACAACTGGGATTGCATAGCTGGGCAACTATTTTGGCAGTGATCTTAGTGGGCATAACCGCGTACGGAATCCGATCAGGCTACGTTATTACCTTCTCCCTGGTGTTTTATGCCGTTTCCTTGGCGATCAATCTGTTCACAACACTTCACGATCGCGGCTACAAATGGGTCGGGATCGTAATCACTTTCCAAGCGATTCCCTATCTGTATCTCAGCTACCTCATCTACGCCTTCATTGTGGCAATGACCCCAATGAATGGTCGCTCTGGCAGTGCCTCGAATCCTGACACTGAAATTGCCGCACTATCGGCGCTGGGTGTAATCCTCTCTCTGGGATTTTTG GTGTCTCTAATCAACGTGTTCCGTCGCCCATTCTTGGTAATCTTCGGCCTTGTATTAGTCAGTGCCGTTGGCATGTACTTGGCTAGTAGTACTCAGCTCGGGTTCCCTTATCGACCAAAGACCAACAGTGAGCGAATCATGTATCAG CACGTGCGGAGAATCTTTTATGAGTACGATGGAAATGTTAGTAAAGATGAATCCGGCTATTTGTTTAACTTCCAAGACAGAAGAGAGTATCGTCCTTACGCCGGCGTTAATTTAACAGGACTAATAAGAACTGAACCACAATGTGAGGAATACATGATGTGTGGCATGCCTCTGTTCGACGAGAGATGGGTGGAAAACCGTCTCCAGGGAGGATGGTTACCCCGCGAGACTATTGAGCCACCATATCCAACTACTCTAGAACTCTTAAACAAAACAGTGTTGGAAAACAACACAACCGTGAGGTTTAACTTCCGTGTATCAGGACCTCCTCACTTGAACATATATCTTCAATCATATAAGAATGATTTCGTGACTATAACCGACTGGTCATTCTCGCAGAGCTATCTTCAAACTCCACCTGAAGCTCCACTAAGCTATCACTTATTCATGACGTTTGGACTGACTAGACCACCTATGGATTTCTACGTGGAACTTTCG AAACCCAATGGGGACTTCGACGTCCCATGCTTCCAGTTGGGATTATCAGGGCACTATATGGGAGACAAGGGTGATAAGAGCAGCATTAATTTTGCCTCTACTTTCCCATCATATGCAACTCTGGTGCATTGGCCTTCAACTTATCAAAGATTCATTTTCTAA